The following nucleotide sequence is from Mucilaginibacter sp. cycad4.
CATATTGCAACTCATGTGAGGCCTTAGCTTATTATAAGTGTTTACAGACTTAGCTAAAAGTTCCATAACCTGGTTTTTATCATTAAGTATATGATGTTCCAGGTACTCCTGTTTCATTATTCCATTTATCCGTTCCGCTACTGCGTTCTCTAAAGGGTCTCCGTTTTCGGTCATGCTGATGATTATTTCATTGTCCTGTAATAGCTTTACATAATCATAGCTACAGTACTGAACACCTCTGTCTGAATGATGTATTAAGCCAGTCAAAGGCTGGTCACTTTCTTTAATGGCCATTTGTAAAGCACTAAGTGTGTGAACTGCATCCAGTGTATCAGCGGCATGATAGCCGACGATCTTTTTACTATAGGCATCCGTTATAAAACTGATATAAACGAATCCCTTCTTTGTCCTGTAGTAAGTGATATCTGACACCCATATTTCGTTCACTTTAGTCGGAATAATTTCTCTTATGCAATTAGGATATTTTCTTAGCCAATGAAAAGATTGAGTAGTATGTATGCGCCGCCTTTTCTTTCTAACTAACAAGTAGTGAGCAGCAAGCAGATCAAAAAGCGCATCCCTGCCCATTTTTATCCGGTGCTCAAGCAAAAAAGGCTGCAGCAAAACATAGAGTTTTTTACCGCCAATAATCGGATGTATGGCCCTTATTGCCCGGACCTCATTTAATAATATTTCCTGCTCAAAGCTTATCGCTTCTGTCTCCCAAAAATGCTGGTAATAGGCCTGCCGGGTAACTCCAAGTAAACAACAGCACTTCACCAGGCTCATCCCAGGGTAGCTGTCTTTAATCTCACGGATTACTTGGTATCGGACTTTTTTCGGATATTGATCTTAAGATCTCTTTCGGCCACTTCTATCATTTTACGATAAAGCTCCTTCTCCAGCAATGCATCTTCAAGTTGCTTTTTTAATAACTTAATTGATGCGCTGTTTTCGGCCGGGACATCCTGATCTTTCTTGGTTGGCATATCATTCGAAGATACATAAATTGTTTTCTTCATCTCCAATCCGAATGATTTGAGCCAAAACGCAATACGGCTATTGCCTAATTTGTATTTCCTTTCAATCGTTGTTCGGCTTTCCTGACCTTCTAAATATTCTTGACAAACTTTACGCTTAAACTCCTCGCTGTACTGGCTTTGCCATTTGCTGCCATACACTTTTGAATATCTTTCCATTTTTGTTTACTGTTGTGTAAACCTATTTTAGGACAAGACAGATACTATACAGGGCGAACTCGCTTAAAGTCACGAGTACGCGACGCTTTTTCTTATACTGCATATTCTCGCCAGTTTGGAACGCTTGAGGCAGCCGTTTTTAAAAAGCAAAAAGGCTGTCTCCAATATTAGGAAACAGCCTCTTTGCTTAAAAAATATTTCTTTTAAGGGTTAGTAAAGATCAGGAGTTATCACAAAAGTTTCCCATCCTCCAGGTACTGTTGATCCAGACTTGCAATTAACTATACCTCCGCCGCTATTGTTAGAAGAAGTAAATCCACGGGCATCCATTCTTAAATATGTACCGAATTTGGCAGATTGTATTACATAGGTGCCGTTGCTTTGTTTGATTATTTTGAATTTTTCGTAATCTGAAGCACCGTTCTGTAGGTTTACAACTCCTCCTCCATCATTATTATTAGGCACATTTCGTCCATCCATTCTTAAAAATAATCCAGGAAAACGATTTGATTCTATAGTATAGGTCCCGTCGGCTTGTTTTGCAAATAATACTTTTTCAAAAGCACTTGCTGTATACTGGCAATTAACCACACCGCTACCATCCGTGTTTGAAACAAAATTTTCACCGTTAAGCCTTAAAAAAATATTGTAAAAGGTACTTGATTTTACGGTAGCCAAAGTATTTGAAAGGTGAACATGCTTGTTTGCTAAATATTGATTAATGTAATTTTTAACAGCTGTACTTTTAGTCGGGTCATCAATAAGATCAGATAACAAAATGAGATTTGTTGAACTGTTACCTAATTGAATAAACGCTGCATTTTCACGAGTACAGCTGCTTTGCCAGTTGCCTATATTTACGGCCGGAGTTGATTCAAGCGGCTTCATATCACCTAAAAGCAATCCCTTGCTGCCATCCCCTCCAACAGTTTCATAGCGCAGGGTTTGATCAAAGTTTGAGTTTATCAATGAATCTTGATAAGCTATGCTGGTTGAAGCACCAAAAATTCCAAATAATCCTTTTGCTTCAGCTCCAGCTTTTGCCGATAAAGCCCTGTCTTTAATTGTGGTTTGAGAGCGGTAATATAAACTTAACTTAGCACCTAAAATTATGTCTGTTAAAACGTGCGTACCATACTTCGTCACAAGTTGCTGAGCGGTCATACTGTTCACATCTGATTTAAACACAGGGGTTAGATAGCTGGATTTTATCAAACTTAAAGGGGCATCAAATTTAAGTCGCTTTTGCCTGATCAACATTGAAGCATCAGCATAAGAATATTTTGAAGATAAAGAACCAAATTCACGGAACTTTTCATTGATCGTACCACTAAATGCACCAACTGTTAAGGAAGCACCTGTTGAATAAGAAAGGTTTTGTGAATAATCTTCTGCTGTCGAGCCTGAATGGGATTCAAAATACTGCGTTACATTCAAATCGGTAACGAACCTGTTTGGCTCTGCCAGAGCTATCTTAGCGATGTCTACAACCTGATAAGTAGTTGAGTTTGAACTTGCATATTCGCCGGTTACATCATAGCCAAAACCCAGCAGGTCGTAAGGACCAACCCCTGCATCACGGGTAGCCAGTTTTGAAGGTTTTTCATTTGTTTCAGGTACCAGTGCAAGCTCTTTCTTGCAACTTGTTAGCATAGAGGCAGAGGTAATGAACATCCCTGCTAATAAAACTTTAAGGTTTAGATTTTTAATCATAATAATTATTATTAATGTGCCGCGAAATAAAGAAAAAAATATTTAAGTATTGTATTTAATTGAAAATATACATTAATGTATGGTTAATAAACTTACGATGTAAGCTATTTACTGGGTAATATGTTGAATAAGTGGTTTGTATTGAAGAATGTTTTAAACTAATAGTTTCTTAATAAATGAGTTTTGGATTGAAAAAAATAAGACTATATGAGAGGTGAAATGATTTAATTATCTTATTTTCACTTATTTAATATAGATGTATAAGCTAATTAAAATGGCATGAGGCAATGAGCTTTCAAGCCTACAATCGGTGCCCGTTTAGGCGCGAGTATCAAAGTCACGGGCCCCCGTCCGCCACCCGTCCTTAAATACAGTAACACAGGTATACGGACGGCGGAAAACGGGCTTGAGCACAGGCCGCGTTAGGAATCGCAGTGTAAAGCCCACAGCCTGTGTAGGAATTGCGGGCAGGAAAGGCGAGGACTTGCAACGTAAAGCCAGGCCCGTTAGCTAACGGGAACGCCATTATTGTGATTTGGGATTTCAGATGTTCAATTTCGGATTTTTTAATAGCAATCCGTGGGAGGGATTTTAACGATGGTGTAGCCCGCAGTAAATTACAGGATCAATAGATTCGTTCGTTTAAAACCTCAACGTTGAAAATTTTCCAACTGTCTTTAATCATTTTCCACTCATAAATACCTTCTCTTTCAACAGTCCATTTTTTTGTGAAGAAAATAAATACACGGATTGAAACCTCGCTATACTGTGTTAACCGCTCTGTAACTTTACCTTCTGAAAAACTAAATTCAGTTCTGCGATAATTGCTTGAAAAGCTTTTTACCCTGTTAAAATAACGTTTAACGTCGGCTGCCAATTGTTTCTTTCCGATGGTTTTGCCATTGAGTTGTTTGTATTGCAGGTCATCGGCAAAAATATCTATATACAAATCGAGCTCTTTATTTTGTTGAGCTTTTTTAGCAATTATGTGCGCATCATCAATCGTTTTCAATAGTGTATCATCTATCATATTGGGGTTTGGTTTTATGGACTAAAATATACAAAAAAACGCCCTTCGGATAACCGAAGGGCGTTTTTATATGATCTGAAAAATCAGCAATTATAATTTGCCAATTTCCTGAACAAGGTCGATCAGTTTGTTTGAGTAACCCCACTCGTTATCGTACCAGGATACAACTTTAACAAAGTTTTCATTCAGACCGATACCTGCTTTGGCATCAAAAATTGATGTACGTGCATCGCCTTTAAAGTCTTCAGATACAACTTCGTCTTCAGTGTAACCAAGGATGCCTTTTAATTCGCCTTCAGATGCTGCTTTCATAGCTGCTTTGATGGCTTCGTAAGATGCACCTTTTTTCAAACGTACAGTTAAGTCAACTACAGATACGTCGGCAACTGGTACGCGTAATGACATACCTGTTAATTTACCTTTTAACTGAGGTAAAACTAAACCAACTGCTTTAGCGGCACCTGTTGATGAAGGGATGATGTTTTGGTAAGCACCACGGCCACCTCTCCAGTCTTTTGCCGATGGGCCGTCAACTGTTTTTTGAGTTGCAGTAACAGCGTGTACAGTAGTCATTAAGCCTTCTTCGATACCAAAGTTATCATCCAATACTTTAGCGATAGGTGCTAAACAGTTGGTGGTACATGAAGCGTTTGAAACGATGTTTTGATCGGCTTTTAACGCTTTGTGGTTAACACCCATTACAAATGTAGGGGTATCATCTTTTGCAGGGGCGCTCATAACTACTTTTTTAGCACCGGCATCGATGTGTTTTTGAGCAGTTTCCTGAGTTAAGAACAAACCGGTTGATTCGATTACAACCTCAGCACCTACTTCGTTCCATTTAAGGTTAGCAGGGTCTTTTTCGGCAGTAACGCGGATGGTTTTACCGTTAACAACCAAATGACCGCCTTCAACAGCAATAGTACCTTTGAACTGACCGTGAGTTGAATCGTATTTTAACATGTAAGCCATGTAATCTGGCTCAACAAGGTCATTAATACCAACAACTTCAATGTCTGGTCTTTCAATTGCAGCCCTGAATGCCAGGCGGCCAATACGGCCGAAACCGTTAATTCCTATTTTCATGATTTTTAATTTTTACTTGAATAGTAGGTTAATAAATTATTTATGGGTTCTTTAATTATGTTAGTGATTTGCAGATCAGCTTCGGCGGCAGCTTCATATAAGTGTTCCTGAAAATTAAAAGCAACAGATCCTGCAAAGTGCACAGACGTACCCGGGTGTTGCTGATATAAAGGTAACAAATATGTAGAAATTAGCTTGCTAAATCCTTTTTTTATGACGTTTTGCAGATGATGATCGCTCTTGTTATCGAGGTAAAAATCGGTAAATGAGCTTAAAAATAAAGCCGGTTGTTTTTGCCGGTAAACCTTTTCGAGCAGGTTTTTACGATCGGCATCATATTTATGGATAAACTTTTTACGGATCGATGGGGGCAGGGTATCGTTCATAAATTCTTTGATGAGCTGCCTGCCCAGCCAGTTGCCCGAGCCCTCATCGGCAAGGATATAACCCAGGCCGTAATTGTTTGGCCAAACTCTTCTTCCATCGTACCAGGCGGCATTGCTGCCGCTGCCGCAAATGCTCACAATGCCGGGTTCGTTTTTACAGCAGGCTATAGCCGCTCCGGCAATGTCATGCTCAACAGAAACTTTTCCGAACTTGAAAAAGGTTGAAAAAGCGCTATGAACTATCTTCTTTCGCTCATCTGACGAGGCGCCCGCGCCAAAAAAGTAGATGCGCCTGATTACTTCGGCGTGGTGTATAAGATTGATGTTTTTGTTGAGCAGCTGAAGGATATGCTTTTCGTCGTTAAAATAGGGATTTATACCATTGGTTTTAAAGGAAGCAACAGTTCTTCCCTTATCAGTAAGCCTCCAATGTGCAAAGTACGATCCGCTATAAACAACTGCAATCATTAATCTTTTATATCGATAATATATCCATCATTTGTAAAAGGTCTTCTTCAAGCTTAAACTCATGCTGGTTAAGTGCTGCTTCCAGGTCTGTCATCATGATCTGGTTGGCCTGCAAACCTACCATTTTTTGTGATTCGCCGGCAACCAAAGCATTAACTGCTGCAAAGCCAAGCCTGCTGCCCAAAATACGGTCAAAGCTTGACGGTGCGCCGCCCCGTTGCAAGTGGCCTAAGATAGTAACTTTTATATCGTAATTTTTAACTTCTTGTTGTACAGCCTTTGCCACGTCATAAACACCGCCGTTTTTGTCGCCTTCGGCAACAATTACAATGCTCGATGATTTTTTGTTCATGTGCCCCTCTTTAAGGTTAACGATCAAATCGTCAATAGCGGTAGCGCGCTCGGGCAGTAAAATAGCCTCGGCGCCGCATGAGATACCTGCACGCAAAGCAATAGCGCCCGAATCGCGGCCCATTACCTCAATAAAGAAAAGGCGGTCATGCGCATCGGCAGTATCGCGGATTTTATCAATAGCCTGGATAACCGTATTGGTAGCTGTATCAAAACCCAGGGTATAGGTTGAACCACAAAGGTCGTTATCAATGGTACCCGGTACGCCCATTACGGCAATGTCGGGATACTTACGTGAAAAGCGCAGGGCGCCGGTAAAAGTACCATCGCCGCCAATAACCACAAGGGCGTCAATACCACGGGCTTTGGCATTCTGATACGCTATCTCCATGCCTTCGTCGGTTTTGAAAGGCAAACAGCGTGCGGTTTTTAAAATTGTGCCGCCTAAATTAAGGATGTTACTTACCGAGCGTTTATCCATTTCATACATGTCGTTTTCGATAAGGCCTTTATAACCCTGCCTTACACCTACAACTTCCAGCCCGTTATACAGTGCGGTCCTCACAACAGCACGTATACAAGGGTTCATTCCGGGGGCATCACCACCTGAAGTTAAAACCCCTATTTTTGAAATTTTACGCATCTTTCGCTCCTTAATTTTACGCTACGAAGATAGTGTGTGTAGATTACACCATTAAATTTTATTTATTTTTTTTTGGATTAGGAATTAAGGCTATATATTTAAACTTATTAACTAAATCTCACTAATAGTTTGGAACTAATGTTACCCAAGTTTGATTCCGTATTCTCGATTGACTGCGTGATATTCGGCTTTGAAGCCGGCGAGCTTAAAATTTTGCTTATTGAGCGAAACGAGGAGCCATATAAAGACTGGCTTGCACTGCCCGGCTATATTGTTGAGCAGGACGAGAGTATTGACGATGCTGCCGAGCGGATCCTGTATGAACTTACAGGTTTACGTGATTTGCACATGCAGCAGTTTCATACTTTTGGCGAGGTGAACCGTCACCCCCAGGGCCGTGTAATTACGGTTGCTTACTATGCATTGATCCGTATAAACGGGCAAAAAGAGTTGCGTCCGGTTACGCAATATGCTAAAAAGGCGTTCTGGCACCCGGTAAGCGAACTGCCTAAACTTGCGTTTGACCACAGTGAGATCTTTAAAACAGGCTTCAATAAAATAAAGCGCCGCCTGCACTATCAGCCAATAGCGTTTGAATTACTGCCCGAGAAATTTACCCTTACACAATTACAGTCGCTTTATGAGGCTGTTTTAGATAAAAAGCTGGATAAACGTAACTTTCGCAAAAAAATGCTGAGCTACGGCTTTTTGAAGGAACTGGATGAGAAGCAGAAAGGGGTATCATACCGCGCAGCCAAACTCTACAAATTTGATAAACGCAAGTACGGCAAGATTTTTCAGGGAGAGATGAATTTGGTGTGAGGTAGAAGCAGGAAGTCAAGATTCAGGAATCAAGAAGTTTGATATAAAAGAAGGGGTTGGGAGATTTTCCAACCTTTTTCTTTTTTACATCTTCTCCAAACCGTCATTGCGAGGCACGAAGCAATCCCCGGTTTGCAGAGGGGTTATGCAAATCCCCCTGTACAGTTCGCGATTGCTTCGTGCCTCGCAATGACGGGGAGGAGAGAGCCGCGTCCGTACATTGTCCGTAAGTACGGTGACACAGGTATACGGACGGACGACAACGTTATCTGATGATTTGTTAGAGAATACTAAAAAGAAAAGGGCCGGAAAATCTTCCAGCCCTTTCTTTTATCGTAAAATCTTAACTTCTTAGGTCTTGATTCTTGACGTCTTTATTTCTTGACTCTCTTCTTATAAAGAAGAAGGTGCTAATTCCAAATGGTATTTCACCAGGTTATCTATAGGTGAGCGGATGATGTTGCCAACAACCATGCCATTTTCGGTAACTACTTCTTCCAGCACGTTACGGAAATTGTAACCTACGGAACCAATGCAGTTGAAAGTATATTTTTGATAATCAGGGTAGTGGGTTACCAGGTTGCGGAAAAAATCTTCGAACGAGGTACGTACCAGGTTGCGTGAGTATTCAATGTGTACGTTATTATCGTAAACAAATTTGCTGAAGCTTGCGCAAAAACGGTTAGCGCGGGGTTGGGTGTAAACCTGCTCGTTAATATCATCAGGAGTAAGCTTGTAAGTTTCCCAGAAAAGGGCACGCACAGGCTCAGGCATGTATCCGCGTAAATAATCGGTCAATAATTTTTTGCCAATGTAGCAACCACTGCCTTCATCACCCAGGATGTATGCACCTGAATCGATATTGTGTATCACTTCTTTACCATCATAAATGCAGGTGTTGGTTCCGGTACCTAATATAGCAGCAAAACCTTCGGTGTTGCCAAGCAAAGCACGGGCAGCAGCCAGCAGGTCATGACCGATGTTAACCTTTGCGCCGGCGAAAACCACTTTCATGGCTTCCTCAACAATCTTACGCATTTCGGGGGTTGAACAACCTGCACCGTAGTAATTAACCTCGGTGATCAGGTTTTTTTCAAGATCGGTAGGCAAGCTTTCGTTCAGTGATTGTATAATATACTCTGTACTTGAAAAGTATGGGTTATAACCCTCGGTATTAAAGTAAACTTTTTTTCCCTCTTCGGTAACCAGGCACCAATTTGTTTTGGTTGAGCCACCGTCAGCAATTATGATCATAAATTTTTGTTTTTTTAAAAATCGGTTAAAAGTAGGATTAACTTATTGTAAAAAAAACACTTTGTATTTCAAAAATTGAAAATTGCGATTTTTACTTAAATTACAGCTACTTTTTAATATAAATTAAACTTTAAATGGCACTTTCGCACCAATGTTATCAATAATTAATCAGGTCAACTATATCTTTTTTAAATGTAAAGTTTACAGATAAGCAGTTTCCCTTTACAATTAAAAACAGAGTAATTTACAATTGTACGTAATGTTACATTATTTAGCAAAATATTGGCTTTATTAAATGCTAAAACGTGGCTTTTGCATTACATGAAGGATAGTGAATTGCCCGGATGAATGTGAGTTGCTTTAATGCCGGGCACGTTTTGTTTTAGCCAGCCTATCATAAATTCGGAGCCCGGTTCTTCGCTGGCAATATGGCCCAATACAATTAACGATAGTTTATCGCCTTTGGCCTGGGCATCCCTTACATATTCGGCAGTTTCCCATTCCGAAATTTCACCGCAGATGAGTACGTCGGGCTTTTTTGTACTCATTTCAGTGATCTGCCTTTTACCGCCTGCAGCTCCGGGCAACAGCAGCACCTTTTGGCAGCTTTGTGATGGATTGCCTATGTATCGTACCTTCTCAATTTTTAATTTTTTTTTCAGTGTTTCGATAAGCGAACTTAAGGAGGTAGAAGGGATGGTTAACAGGTTTCCTGTTTCGGGTTTGTAATAGCTTACCCAATCAAGCTGCTTTAGCAAGCCAATGCCAACACCATCGGGTTTAAGGCTGTGTATGGTATCATGGTTGCGCCAAACGGCTATGTTGTGCTTATCAAGCAATTGCTTTTTATACAGGTATACATCATCATTGGCCAGCCAGGTTGTTTCATCGGCATGGTTATAAAAAGTGGGCTCATGCGCTATAATAAAATTAGCACCTAAGCTGATAGCCTTTTCAATTACGCCGATAGTAGCAAACATGGTGGTAACTATGCCGGTAACTACAATATCGCGGTTGCCCGATTTTAAGGTATCCACTGTGTTGGGGAACGGGGCACCGGGCACCTGTTTCATAAACAGGTCGATAATTTGCCCTACGGTAATATTTTCATCATGCTTAACAAGGGTGATTGCATCTGCAGCAAAAGGAGCTGATAATAACGCAGCAGTACCTGCTAAGGCACTTAACTGACCGATGAACTTACGGCGATCGGGATTATGATTAATGGGGGAGAGGTTTGAATTCATGGTAATGATTGGGTTTTGTCAAAGATAACATAGCACAAGTTAATTTCTGGATTTGTAATAATTGTGTGACGTATTTATATCTTCGCATAAATTTAACGATTCCTAATCCGTGCAAAAACTTGCTAAGCTTATCACCAACAAACCCTTTGTTTATTCTTTATGGTTTGGCCTAAGTCTATTTTTGGTCATTAAAGGCGTTTTAGCCCACCAGGGGTTTAACAATTACACCATATTTAAATATAACTTTTTAAATACCATTCATCAGCATAACCTGTACGCTTATCAGCCTGAGCATTATTACGACCTGAACCACTATGGGCCGATATTTTCCATAATCATGGCACCATTCGCTATTCTGCCTGATAGTATCGGGGTTATTTTATGGGTGTTGTTCAATGCCTTCATCCTGTTTAAAGCCATCCAACTCTTGCCATTGAAAAACGATCAATACGTTATTGTGCTTTTGTTGTGCGCTCATGAGCTGATGACAGCATCGGCCAATGTGCAAAGTAATCCTATGATAGCGGCGCTGATCATATTAAGTTTTAATTTTATAAAGCGGGAGAAGGATTTTTGGGCGGCGCTAATGATAGCGCTTGGCGCATTTATAAAGCTGTACGGTATAGTGGGACTGGCTTTCTTTTTCTTTTCGGCCAACAAACCAAAGTTTATGCTAAGTTTTATATTCTGGTCGGCAGTGTTGTTTGTATTGCCGATGTCTATTTCATCTCCCTCGTTTATCATACAAACTTATCATGACTGGTATGCTGACCTGGTAGTCAAAAATTCGGATAACCAGCAATCATACATGCAGGAAATTTGTGTTACGGGTTTTATCCGCAGGGTT
It contains:
- the pfkA gene encoding 6-phosphofructokinase, which gives rise to MRKISKIGVLTSGGDAPGMNPCIRAVVRTALYNGLEVVGVRQGYKGLIENDMYEMDKRSVSNILNLGGTILKTARCLPFKTDEGMEIAYQNAKARGIDALVVIGGDGTFTGALRFSRKYPDIAVMGVPGTIDNDLCGSTYTLGFDTATNTVIQAIDKIRDTADAHDRLFFIEVMGRDSGAIALRAGISCGAEAILLPERATAIDDLIVNLKEGHMNKKSSSIVIVAEGDKNGGVYDVAKAVQQEVKNYDIKVTILGHLQRGGAPSSFDRILGSRLGFAAVNALVAGESQKMVGLQANQIMMTDLEAALNQHEFKLEEDLLQMMDILSI
- a CDS encoding Nif3-like dinuclear metal center hexameric protein; this encodes MNSNLSPINHNPDRRKFIGQLSALAGTAALLSAPFAADAITLVKHDENITVGQIIDLFMKQVPGAPFPNTVDTLKSGNRDIVVTGIVTTMFATIGVIEKAISLGANFIIAHEPTFYNHADETTWLANDDVYLYKKQLLDKHNIAVWRNHDTIHSLKPDGVGIGLLKQLDWVSYYKPETGNLLTIPSTSLSSLIETLKKKLKIEKVRYIGNPSQSCQKVLLLPGAAGGKRQITEMSTKKPDVLICGEISEWETAEYVRDAQAKGDKLSLIVLGHIASEEPGSEFMIGWLKQNVPGIKATHIHPGNSLSFM
- a CDS encoding glycosyltransferase family 87 protein; its protein translation is MQKLAKLITNKPFVYSLWFGLSLFLVIKGVLAHQGFNNYTIFKYNFLNTIHQHNLYAYQPEHYYDLNHYGPIFSIIMAPFAILPDSIGVILWVLFNAFILFKAIQLLPLKNDQYVIVLLLCAHELMTASANVQSNPMIAALIILSFNFIKREKDFWAALMIALGAFIKLYGIVGLAFFFFSANKPKFMLSFIFWSAVLFVLPMSISSPSFIIQTYHDWYADLVVKNSDNQQSYMQEICVTGFIRRVFHYDNLKNMYVIGPALVLFALSYLRIGAYKVLEYQRLILSSVLIFAVIFSSSAESSTYIIAFVGVAVWFMNLNRPVTGFEIFLLVLALLITSLSPSDLFPSFIRTQYIVPYKLKSIPCFLIWLKIIYETLTRDFVKEKESVLSPATV
- the gap gene encoding type I glyceraldehyde-3-phosphate dehydrogenase: MKIGINGFGRIGRLAFRAAIERPDIEVVGINDLVEPDYMAYMLKYDSTHGQFKGTIAVEGGHLVVNGKTIRVTAEKDPANLKWNEVGAEVVIESTGLFLTQETAQKHIDAGAKKVVMSAPAKDDTPTFVMGVNHKALKADQNIVSNASCTTNCLAPIAKVLDDNFGIEEGLMTTVHAVTATQKTVDGPSAKDWRGGRGAYQNIIPSSTGAAKAVGLVLPQLKGKLTGMSLRVPVADVSVVDLTVRLKKGASYEAIKAAMKAASEGELKGILGYTEDEVVSEDFKGDARTSIFDAKAGIGLNENFVKVVSWYDNEWGYSNKLIDLVQEIGKL
- a CDS encoding N-acetylglucosamine kinase yields the protein MIIIADGGSTKTNWCLVTEEGKKVYFNTEGYNPYFSSTEYIIQSLNESLPTDLEKNLITEVNYYGAGCSTPEMRKIVEEAMKVVFAGAKVNIGHDLLAAARALLGNTEGFAAILGTGTNTCIYDGKEVIHNIDSGAYILGDEGSGCYIGKKLLTDYLRGYMPEPVRALFWETYKLTPDDINEQVYTQPRANRFCASFSKFVYDNNVHIEYSRNLVRTSFEDFFRNLVTHYPDYQKYTFNCIGSVGYNFRNVLEEVVTENGMVVGNIIRSPIDNLVKYHLELAPSSL
- a CDS encoding IS3 family transposase, which codes for MSLVKCCCLLGVTRQAYYQHFWETEAISFEQEILLNEVRAIRAIHPIIGGKKLYVLLQPFLLEHRIKMGRDALFDLLAAHYLLVRKKRRRIHTTQSFHWLRKYPNCIREIIPTKVNEIWVSDITYYRTKKGFVYISFITDAYSKKIVGYHAADTLDAVHTLSALQMAIKESDQPLTGLIHHSDRGVQYCSYDYVKLLQDNEIIISMTENGDPLENAVAERINGIMKQEYLEHHILNDKNQVMELLAKSVNTYNKLRPHMSCNMLTPEIVHQNNLSVQRNWKSYYNSKNVNL
- a CDS encoding MAC/perforin domain-containing protein — protein: MIKNLNLKVLLAGMFITSASMLTSCKKELALVPETNEKPSKLATRDAGVGPYDLLGFGYDVTGEYASSNSTTYQVVDIAKIALAEPNRFVTDLNVTQYFESHSGSTAEDYSQNLSYSTGASLTVGAFSGTINEKFREFGSLSSKYSYADASMLIRQKRLKFDAPLSLIKSSYLTPVFKSDVNSMTAQQLVTKYGTHVLTDIILGAKLSLYYRSQTTIKDRALSAKAGAEAKGLFGIFGASTSIAYQDSLINSNFDQTLRYETVGGDGSKGLLLGDMKPLESTPAVNIGNWQSSCTRENAAFIQLGNSSTNLILLSDLIDDPTKSTAVKNYINQYLANKHVHLSNTLATVKSSTFYNIFLRLNGENFVSNTDGSGVVNCQYTASAFEKVLFAKQADGTYTIESNRFPGLFLRMDGRNVPNNNDGGGVVNLQNGASDYEKFKIIKQSNGTYVIQSAKFGTYLRMDARGFTSSNNSGGGIVNCKSGSTVPGGWETFVITPDLY
- a CDS encoding NUDIX domain-containing protein; translation: MELMLPKFDSVFSIDCVIFGFEAGELKILLIERNEEPYKDWLALPGYIVEQDESIDDAAERILYELTGLRDLHMQQFHTFGEVNRHPQGRVITVAYYALIRINGQKELRPVTQYAKKAFWHPVSELPKLAFDHSEIFKTGFNKIKRRLHYQPIAFELLPEKFTLTQLQSLYEAVLDKKLDKRNFRKKMLSYGFLKELDEKQKGVSYRAAKLYKFDKRKYGKIFQGEMNLV